From the Astyanax mexicanus isolate ESR-SI-001 chromosome 9, AstMex3_surface, whole genome shotgun sequence genome, one window contains:
- the aplp2 gene encoding amyloid-like protein 2 isoform X4 yields MGSAPAVSVLILGIVVPSLAGYIEALAANAGTGFAVAEPQVAMFCGKLNMHVNIQTGRWEPDPSGAKTCIETKEGVLQYCQEMYPELQITNVVEANQPIKIENWCKKEKKQCKGHAHTVVPYKCLVGEFVSDVLLVPEKCKFFHKERMDLCVSHQQWHGVAKEACSKGSMVLHSYGMLLPCGIDKFHGTEYVCCPSTRPEEPAPPAVPASQEEEDDEDDEEEEVDELDEDEEDEAVEESEPVVEQPTQKDDAAEEAEYEGEEEEEEEEDGEEYHYVYEDEDEDRDSEERDGKKKKTAAIEKPDADKTLQEVKAVPPTPQPTDDVDVYFETPADDKEHSRFQKAKEQLEIRHRNRMERVRKEWEEAERQAKNLPKAERQTLIQHFQAMVESLEEEAASEKQQLVETHLARVEAMLNDRRRFALENYLAALQADPPKPRRILQALRRYVRAENKDRQHTIRHYQHVLSVDPEKATQMKSQVMTHLRVIEERMNQSLYLLYNVPYVADEIQDEIDDLLQEQKADMDQFLSSISESQPDVTVSSEESKELFDSKPFRPVQVNSLGSRPEPEGDLSEPPRSFKKGSGMNSLDGLIGAEERVINSKDKINDNVVIDETMDVKEVIYSAEKVSILNGVDPLFSHGGDQETFRDLEEEFNFGSSALIGLLVIAVAIATVIVISLVLLRKRQYGTISHGIVEVDPMLSPEERHLSKMQNHGYENPTYKYLEQMQI; encoded by the exons gcattagcagctaatgccgggACAGGCTTCGCAGTGGCTGAGCCTCAGGTGGCCATGTTTTGTGGAAAGCTGAACATGCATGTGAACATCCAGACAGGCCGCTGGGAGCCGGACCCTTCCGGAGCCAAGACCTGCATAGAGACCAAGGAGGGAGTTCTGCAGTACTGTCAGGAG atGTACCCTGAACTGCAAATCACAAATGTGGTGGaagccaaccaaccaatcaagATCGAGAACTGGTGCAAAAAGGAGAAGAAACAGTGCAAGGGACATGCCCACACCGTGGTCCCATACAAGTGCCTGG TGGGGGAGTTTGTGAGTGATGTGCTGCTGGTGCCGGAAAAGTGCAAGTTCTTCCATAAGGAGAGAATGGACCTGTGCGTCAGCCACCAGCAGTGGCATGGAGTCGCCAAGGag gcCTGCTCTAAGGGCAGCATGGTGCTGCACAGTTACGGGATGCTGCTGCCTTGCGGTATTGATAAGTTCCACGGTACAGAATACGTCTGCTGCCCCTCCACCCGCCCCGAGGAGCCTGCCCCACCTGCCGTGCCTGCCTctcaggaggaggaggacgatgaAGATGATGAGGAGGAAGAGGTGGATGAGCTGGACGAAGATGAGGAGGACGAGGCTGTAGAGGAGAG TGAGCCAGTTGTGGAACAGCCCACCCAGAAGGATGATGCAGCAGAGGAGGCAGAATATGagggtgaggaagaggaggaggaggaggaggatggggaGGAGTATCACTACGTgtatgaggatgaggatgaggatcgGGACAGTGAGGAGCGAGatgggaagaagaagaagaccgcCGCTATAGAAAAACCTGATGCTGACAAAACTCTACAGGAAGTCAAAG CTGTGCCCCCGACCCCCCAGCCCACTGATGATGTGGACGTGTACTTTGAGACTCCGGCTGATGATAAGGAGCACAGCCGCTTCCAGAAGGCCAAGGAGCAGCTGGAGATCAGGCACCGCAACCGCATGGAACGG GTGAGGAAGGAGTGGGAGGAGGCGGAGCGTCAGGCTAAGAATCTGCCAAAAGCTGAGAGACAGACCCTGATCCAG CATTTCCAGGCAATGGTAGAATCTCTGGAGGAGGAGGCtgccagtgagaagcagcagctggTGGAGACTCACCTAGCGCGGGTGGAGGCCATGCTGAACGACCGCCGCCGCTTCGCCCTGGAGAACTACCTTGCTGCCCTGCAGGCCGACCCACCCAAA CCCCGCCGCATCCTGCAGGCTCTGAGGAGGTACGTCCGTGCAGAGAACAAGGACCGGCAGCACACCATTCGCCATTACCAGCACGTTCTCTCTGTGGACCCAGAGAAAGCTACCCAGATGAAGTCTCAG GTGATGACACACCTGCGAGTGATTGAAGAGAGAATGAATCAGAGCCTGTATCTCCTCTATAACGTGCCCTACGTCGCTGACGAGATCCAAGATGAGATCG atGATCTGCTGCAGGAGCAGAAGGCAGATATGGATCAGTTCCTGTCGTCGATATCCGAGTCTCAGCCCGATGTCACCGTTTCCTCAGAGGAGAGTAAAGAACTGTTTGACAGCAAGCCTTTCCGGCCCGTCCAGGTCAACTCGCTCGGCTCCCGACCTGAACCCGAGG GCGATTTGTCTGAACCCCCTCGATCCTTCAAGAAAG GTTCTGGAATGAACAGTCTGGACGGGCTGATTGGAGCAGAGGAGCGGGTCATCAACAGCAAAGACAAAATCAACGACAACGTG GTGATTGATGAGACTATGGATGTTAAGGAAGTGATTTACAGTGCTGAGAAAGTCAGCATTTTGAATGGTGTTGATCCTCTG TTCAGTCATGGTGGAGACCAGGAGACGTTCCGCGACCTGGAGGAGGAGTTTAACTTCGGGAGCAGCGCTCTGATTGGTCTGCTGGTGATTGCAGTGGCCATAGCAACTGTGATCGTGATTAGCCTGGTGCTGCTGCGGAAGAGGCAGTACGGCACCATCAGCCACGGCATCGTGGAG GTGGATCCCATGCTGAGCCCAGAGGAGCGTCACCTGAGCAAGATGCAGAACCACGGCTACGAGAACCCCACCTACAAATACCTGGAGCAGATGCAGATCTAG
- the aplp2 gene encoding amyloid-like protein 2 isoform X3, with the protein MGSAPAVSVLILGIVVPSLAGYIEALAANAGTGFAVAEPQVAMFCGKLNMHVNIQTGRWEPDPSGAKTCIETKEGVLQYCQEMYPELQITNVVEANQPIKIENWCKKEKKQCKGHAHTVVPYKCLVGEFVSDVLLVPEKCKFFHKERMDLCVSHQQWHGVAKEACSKGSMVLHSYGMLLPCGIDKFHGTEYVCCPSTRPEEPAPPAVPASQEEEDDEDDEEEEVDELDEDEEDEAVEESEPVVEQPTQKDDAAEEAEYEGEEEEEEEEDGEEYHYVYEDEDEDRDSEERDGKKKKTAAIEKPDADKTLQEVKAVCSLEAETGPCRASMPRWHFDMQQRKCVRFIYGGCAGNRNNFDSEEYCMAVCKRLTVPPTPQPTDDVDVYFETPADDKEHSRFQKAKEQLEIRHRNRMERVRKEWEEAERQAKNLPKAERQTLIQHFQAMVESLEEEAASEKQQLVETHLARVEAMLNDRRRFALENYLAALQADPPKPRRILQALRRYVRAENKDRQHTIRHYQHVLSVDPEKATQMKSQVMTHLRVIEERMNQSLYLLYNVPYVADEIQDEIDDLLQEQKADMDQFLSSISESQPDVTVSSEESKELFDSKPFRPVQVNSLGSRPEPEGDLSEPPRSFKKGSGMNSLDGLIGAEERVINSKDKINDNVFSHGGDQETFRDLEEEFNFGSSALIGLLVIAVAIATVIVISLVLLRKRQYGTISHGIVEVDPMLSPEERHLSKMQNHGYENPTYKYLEQMQI; encoded by the exons gcattagcagctaatgccgggACAGGCTTCGCAGTGGCTGAGCCTCAGGTGGCCATGTTTTGTGGAAAGCTGAACATGCATGTGAACATCCAGACAGGCCGCTGGGAGCCGGACCCTTCCGGAGCCAAGACCTGCATAGAGACCAAGGAGGGAGTTCTGCAGTACTGTCAGGAG atGTACCCTGAACTGCAAATCACAAATGTGGTGGaagccaaccaaccaatcaagATCGAGAACTGGTGCAAAAAGGAGAAGAAACAGTGCAAGGGACATGCCCACACCGTGGTCCCATACAAGTGCCTGG TGGGGGAGTTTGTGAGTGATGTGCTGCTGGTGCCGGAAAAGTGCAAGTTCTTCCATAAGGAGAGAATGGACCTGTGCGTCAGCCACCAGCAGTGGCATGGAGTCGCCAAGGag gcCTGCTCTAAGGGCAGCATGGTGCTGCACAGTTACGGGATGCTGCTGCCTTGCGGTATTGATAAGTTCCACGGTACAGAATACGTCTGCTGCCCCTCCACCCGCCCCGAGGAGCCTGCCCCACCTGCCGTGCCTGCCTctcaggaggaggaggacgatgaAGATGATGAGGAGGAAGAGGTGGATGAGCTGGACGAAGATGAGGAGGACGAGGCTGTAGAGGAGAG TGAGCCAGTTGTGGAACAGCCCACCCAGAAGGATGATGCAGCAGAGGAGGCAGAATATGagggtgaggaagaggaggaggaggaggaggatggggaGGAGTATCACTACGTgtatgaggatgaggatgaggatcgGGACAGTGAGGAGCGAGatgggaagaagaagaagaccgcCGCTATAGAAAAACCTGATGCTGACAAAACTCTACAGGAAGTCAAAG CTGTGTGTTCCCTGGAGGCGGAAACGGGCCCCTGCCGTGCCTCCATGCCGCGCTGGCACTTCGATATGCAGCAGAGGAAGTGCGTGCGCTTCATCTACGGAGGCTGTGCCGGCAACCGCAACAACTTCGACTCAGAGGAATACTGCATGGCTGTGTGCAAACGCCTGA CTGTGCCCCCGACCCCCCAGCCCACTGATGATGTGGACGTGTACTTTGAGACTCCGGCTGATGATAAGGAGCACAGCCGCTTCCAGAAGGCCAAGGAGCAGCTGGAGATCAGGCACCGCAACCGCATGGAACGG GTGAGGAAGGAGTGGGAGGAGGCGGAGCGTCAGGCTAAGAATCTGCCAAAAGCTGAGAGACAGACCCTGATCCAG CATTTCCAGGCAATGGTAGAATCTCTGGAGGAGGAGGCtgccagtgagaagcagcagctggTGGAGACTCACCTAGCGCGGGTGGAGGCCATGCTGAACGACCGCCGCCGCTTCGCCCTGGAGAACTACCTTGCTGCCCTGCAGGCCGACCCACCCAAA CCCCGCCGCATCCTGCAGGCTCTGAGGAGGTACGTCCGTGCAGAGAACAAGGACCGGCAGCACACCATTCGCCATTACCAGCACGTTCTCTCTGTGGACCCAGAGAAAGCTACCCAGATGAAGTCTCAG GTGATGACACACCTGCGAGTGATTGAAGAGAGAATGAATCAGAGCCTGTATCTCCTCTATAACGTGCCCTACGTCGCTGACGAGATCCAAGATGAGATCG atGATCTGCTGCAGGAGCAGAAGGCAGATATGGATCAGTTCCTGTCGTCGATATCCGAGTCTCAGCCCGATGTCACCGTTTCCTCAGAGGAGAGTAAAGAACTGTTTGACAGCAAGCCTTTCCGGCCCGTCCAGGTCAACTCGCTCGGCTCCCGACCTGAACCCGAGG GCGATTTGTCTGAACCCCCTCGATCCTTCAAGAAAG GTTCTGGAATGAACAGTCTGGACGGGCTGATTGGAGCAGAGGAGCGGGTCATCAACAGCAAAGACAAAATCAACGACAACGTG TTCAGTCATGGTGGAGACCAGGAGACGTTCCGCGACCTGGAGGAGGAGTTTAACTTCGGGAGCAGCGCTCTGATTGGTCTGCTGGTGATTGCAGTGGCCATAGCAACTGTGATCGTGATTAGCCTGGTGCTGCTGCGGAAGAGGCAGTACGGCACCATCAGCCACGGCATCGTGGAG GTGGATCCCATGCTGAGCCCAGAGGAGCGTCACCTGAGCAAGATGCAGAACCACGGCTACGAGAACCCCACCTACAAATACCTGGAGCAGATGCAGATCTAG
- the aplp2 gene encoding amyloid-like protein 2 isoform X1, giving the protein MGSAPAVSVLILGIVVPSLAGYIEALAANAGTGFAVAEPQVAMFCGKLNMHVNIQTGRWEPDPSGAKTCIETKEGVLQYCQEMYPELQITNVVEANQPIKIENWCKKEKKQCKGHAHTVVPYKCLVGEFVSDVLLVPEKCKFFHKERMDLCVSHQQWHGVAKEACSKGSMVLHSYGMLLPCGIDKFHGTEYVCCPSTRPEEPAPPAVPASQEEEDDEDDEEEEVDELDEDEEDEAVEESEPVVEQPTQKDDAAEEAEYEGEEEEEEEEDGEEYHYVYEDEDEDRDSEERDGKKKKTAAIEKPDADKTLQEVKAVCSLEAETGPCRASMPRWHFDMQQRKCVRFIYGGCAGNRNNFDSEEYCMAVCKRLTVPPTPQPTDDVDVYFETPADDKEHSRFQKAKEQLEIRHRNRMERVRKEWEEAERQAKNLPKAERQTLIQHFQAMVESLEEEAASEKQQLVETHLARVEAMLNDRRRFALENYLAALQADPPKPRRILQALRRYVRAENKDRQHTIRHYQHVLSVDPEKATQMKSQVMTHLRVIEERMNQSLYLLYNVPYVADEIQDEIDDLLQEQKADMDQFLSSISESQPDVTVSSEESKELFDSKPFRPVQVNSLGSRPEPEGDLSEPPRSFKKGSGMNSLDGLIGAEERVINSKDKINDNVVIDETMDVKEVIYSAEKVSILNGVDPLFSHGGDQETFRDLEEEFNFGSSALIGLLVIAVAIATVIVISLVLLRKRQYGTISHGIVEVDPMLSPEERHLSKMQNHGYENPTYKYLEQMQI; this is encoded by the exons gcattagcagctaatgccgggACAGGCTTCGCAGTGGCTGAGCCTCAGGTGGCCATGTTTTGTGGAAAGCTGAACATGCATGTGAACATCCAGACAGGCCGCTGGGAGCCGGACCCTTCCGGAGCCAAGACCTGCATAGAGACCAAGGAGGGAGTTCTGCAGTACTGTCAGGAG atGTACCCTGAACTGCAAATCACAAATGTGGTGGaagccaaccaaccaatcaagATCGAGAACTGGTGCAAAAAGGAGAAGAAACAGTGCAAGGGACATGCCCACACCGTGGTCCCATACAAGTGCCTGG TGGGGGAGTTTGTGAGTGATGTGCTGCTGGTGCCGGAAAAGTGCAAGTTCTTCCATAAGGAGAGAATGGACCTGTGCGTCAGCCACCAGCAGTGGCATGGAGTCGCCAAGGag gcCTGCTCTAAGGGCAGCATGGTGCTGCACAGTTACGGGATGCTGCTGCCTTGCGGTATTGATAAGTTCCACGGTACAGAATACGTCTGCTGCCCCTCCACCCGCCCCGAGGAGCCTGCCCCACCTGCCGTGCCTGCCTctcaggaggaggaggacgatgaAGATGATGAGGAGGAAGAGGTGGATGAGCTGGACGAAGATGAGGAGGACGAGGCTGTAGAGGAGAG TGAGCCAGTTGTGGAACAGCCCACCCAGAAGGATGATGCAGCAGAGGAGGCAGAATATGagggtgaggaagaggaggaggaggaggaggatggggaGGAGTATCACTACGTgtatgaggatgaggatgaggatcgGGACAGTGAGGAGCGAGatgggaagaagaagaagaccgcCGCTATAGAAAAACCTGATGCTGACAAAACTCTACAGGAAGTCAAAG CTGTGTGTTCCCTGGAGGCGGAAACGGGCCCCTGCCGTGCCTCCATGCCGCGCTGGCACTTCGATATGCAGCAGAGGAAGTGCGTGCGCTTCATCTACGGAGGCTGTGCCGGCAACCGCAACAACTTCGACTCAGAGGAATACTGCATGGCTGTGTGCAAACGCCTGA CTGTGCCCCCGACCCCCCAGCCCACTGATGATGTGGACGTGTACTTTGAGACTCCGGCTGATGATAAGGAGCACAGCCGCTTCCAGAAGGCCAAGGAGCAGCTGGAGATCAGGCACCGCAACCGCATGGAACGG GTGAGGAAGGAGTGGGAGGAGGCGGAGCGTCAGGCTAAGAATCTGCCAAAAGCTGAGAGACAGACCCTGATCCAG CATTTCCAGGCAATGGTAGAATCTCTGGAGGAGGAGGCtgccagtgagaagcagcagctggTGGAGACTCACCTAGCGCGGGTGGAGGCCATGCTGAACGACCGCCGCCGCTTCGCCCTGGAGAACTACCTTGCTGCCCTGCAGGCCGACCCACCCAAA CCCCGCCGCATCCTGCAGGCTCTGAGGAGGTACGTCCGTGCAGAGAACAAGGACCGGCAGCACACCATTCGCCATTACCAGCACGTTCTCTCTGTGGACCCAGAGAAAGCTACCCAGATGAAGTCTCAG GTGATGACACACCTGCGAGTGATTGAAGAGAGAATGAATCAGAGCCTGTATCTCCTCTATAACGTGCCCTACGTCGCTGACGAGATCCAAGATGAGATCG atGATCTGCTGCAGGAGCAGAAGGCAGATATGGATCAGTTCCTGTCGTCGATATCCGAGTCTCAGCCCGATGTCACCGTTTCCTCAGAGGAGAGTAAAGAACTGTTTGACAGCAAGCCTTTCCGGCCCGTCCAGGTCAACTCGCTCGGCTCCCGACCTGAACCCGAGG GCGATTTGTCTGAACCCCCTCGATCCTTCAAGAAAG GTTCTGGAATGAACAGTCTGGACGGGCTGATTGGAGCAGAGGAGCGGGTCATCAACAGCAAAGACAAAATCAACGACAACGTG GTGATTGATGAGACTATGGATGTTAAGGAAGTGATTTACAGTGCTGAGAAAGTCAGCATTTTGAATGGTGTTGATCCTCTG TTCAGTCATGGTGGAGACCAGGAGACGTTCCGCGACCTGGAGGAGGAGTTTAACTTCGGGAGCAGCGCTCTGATTGGTCTGCTGGTGATTGCAGTGGCCATAGCAACTGTGATCGTGATTAGCCTGGTGCTGCTGCGGAAGAGGCAGTACGGCACCATCAGCCACGGCATCGTGGAG GTGGATCCCATGCTGAGCCCAGAGGAGCGTCACCTGAGCAAGATGCAGAACCACGGCTACGAGAACCCCACCTACAAATACCTGGAGCAGATGCAGATCTAG
- the aplp2 gene encoding amyloid-like protein 2 isoform X2 gives MGSAPAVSVLILGIVVPSLAGYIEALAANAGTGFAVAEPQVAMFCGKLNMHVNIQTGRWEPDPSGAKTCIETKEGVLQYCQEMYPELQITNVVEANQPIKIENWCKKEKKQCKGHAHTVVPYKCLVGEFVSDVLLVPEKCKFFHKERMDLCVSHQQWHGVAKEACSKGSMVLHSYGMLLPCGIDKFHGTEYVCCPSTRPEEPAPPAVPASQEEEDDEDDEEEEVDELDEDEEDEAVEESEPVVEQPTQKDDAAEEAEYEGEEEEEEEEDGEEYHYVYEDEDEDRDSEERDGKKKKTAAIEKPDADKTLQEVKAVCSLEAETGPCRASMPRWHFDMQQRKCVRFIYGGCAGNRNNFDSEEYCMAVCKRLTVPPTPQPTDDVDVYFETPADDKEHSRFQKAKEQLEIRHRNRMERVRKEWEEAERQAKNLPKAERQTLIQHFQAMVESLEEEAASEKQQLVETHLARVEAMLNDRRRFALENYLAALQADPPKPRRILQALRRYVRAENKDRQHTIRHYQHVLSVDPEKATQMKSQVMTHLRVIEERMNQSLYLLYNVPYVADEIQDEIDDLLQEQKADMDQFLSSISESQPDVTVSSEESKELFDSKPFRPVQVNSLGSRPEPEGSGMNSLDGLIGAEERVINSKDKINDNVVIDETMDVKEVIYSAEKVSILNGVDPLFSHGGDQETFRDLEEEFNFGSSALIGLLVIAVAIATVIVISLVLLRKRQYGTISHGIVEVDPMLSPEERHLSKMQNHGYENPTYKYLEQMQI, from the exons gcattagcagctaatgccgggACAGGCTTCGCAGTGGCTGAGCCTCAGGTGGCCATGTTTTGTGGAAAGCTGAACATGCATGTGAACATCCAGACAGGCCGCTGGGAGCCGGACCCTTCCGGAGCCAAGACCTGCATAGAGACCAAGGAGGGAGTTCTGCAGTACTGTCAGGAG atGTACCCTGAACTGCAAATCACAAATGTGGTGGaagccaaccaaccaatcaagATCGAGAACTGGTGCAAAAAGGAGAAGAAACAGTGCAAGGGACATGCCCACACCGTGGTCCCATACAAGTGCCTGG TGGGGGAGTTTGTGAGTGATGTGCTGCTGGTGCCGGAAAAGTGCAAGTTCTTCCATAAGGAGAGAATGGACCTGTGCGTCAGCCACCAGCAGTGGCATGGAGTCGCCAAGGag gcCTGCTCTAAGGGCAGCATGGTGCTGCACAGTTACGGGATGCTGCTGCCTTGCGGTATTGATAAGTTCCACGGTACAGAATACGTCTGCTGCCCCTCCACCCGCCCCGAGGAGCCTGCCCCACCTGCCGTGCCTGCCTctcaggaggaggaggacgatgaAGATGATGAGGAGGAAGAGGTGGATGAGCTGGACGAAGATGAGGAGGACGAGGCTGTAGAGGAGAG TGAGCCAGTTGTGGAACAGCCCACCCAGAAGGATGATGCAGCAGAGGAGGCAGAATATGagggtgaggaagaggaggaggaggaggaggatggggaGGAGTATCACTACGTgtatgaggatgaggatgaggatcgGGACAGTGAGGAGCGAGatgggaagaagaagaagaccgcCGCTATAGAAAAACCTGATGCTGACAAAACTCTACAGGAAGTCAAAG CTGTGTGTTCCCTGGAGGCGGAAACGGGCCCCTGCCGTGCCTCCATGCCGCGCTGGCACTTCGATATGCAGCAGAGGAAGTGCGTGCGCTTCATCTACGGAGGCTGTGCCGGCAACCGCAACAACTTCGACTCAGAGGAATACTGCATGGCTGTGTGCAAACGCCTGA CTGTGCCCCCGACCCCCCAGCCCACTGATGATGTGGACGTGTACTTTGAGACTCCGGCTGATGATAAGGAGCACAGCCGCTTCCAGAAGGCCAAGGAGCAGCTGGAGATCAGGCACCGCAACCGCATGGAACGG GTGAGGAAGGAGTGGGAGGAGGCGGAGCGTCAGGCTAAGAATCTGCCAAAAGCTGAGAGACAGACCCTGATCCAG CATTTCCAGGCAATGGTAGAATCTCTGGAGGAGGAGGCtgccagtgagaagcagcagctggTGGAGACTCACCTAGCGCGGGTGGAGGCCATGCTGAACGACCGCCGCCGCTTCGCCCTGGAGAACTACCTTGCTGCCCTGCAGGCCGACCCACCCAAA CCCCGCCGCATCCTGCAGGCTCTGAGGAGGTACGTCCGTGCAGAGAACAAGGACCGGCAGCACACCATTCGCCATTACCAGCACGTTCTCTCTGTGGACCCAGAGAAAGCTACCCAGATGAAGTCTCAG GTGATGACACACCTGCGAGTGATTGAAGAGAGAATGAATCAGAGCCTGTATCTCCTCTATAACGTGCCCTACGTCGCTGACGAGATCCAAGATGAGATCG atGATCTGCTGCAGGAGCAGAAGGCAGATATGGATCAGTTCCTGTCGTCGATATCCGAGTCTCAGCCCGATGTCACCGTTTCCTCAGAGGAGAGTAAAGAACTGTTTGACAGCAAGCCTTTCCGGCCCGTCCAGGTCAACTCGCTCGGCTCCCGACCTGAACCCGAGG GTTCTGGAATGAACAGTCTGGACGGGCTGATTGGAGCAGAGGAGCGGGTCATCAACAGCAAAGACAAAATCAACGACAACGTG GTGATTGATGAGACTATGGATGTTAAGGAAGTGATTTACAGTGCTGAGAAAGTCAGCATTTTGAATGGTGTTGATCCTCTG TTCAGTCATGGTGGAGACCAGGAGACGTTCCGCGACCTGGAGGAGGAGTTTAACTTCGGGAGCAGCGCTCTGATTGGTCTGCTGGTGATTGCAGTGGCCATAGCAACTGTGATCGTGATTAGCCTGGTGCTGCTGCGGAAGAGGCAGTACGGCACCATCAGCCACGGCATCGTGGAG GTGGATCCCATGCTGAGCCCAGAGGAGCGTCACCTGAGCAAGATGCAGAACCACGGCTACGAGAACCCCACCTACAAATACCTGGAGCAGATGCAGATCTAG